The Mangrovibacterium diazotrophicum DNA window ATTGGAGGCAAAATAGCCTTCTTCATCATACACCGTGAATGCCATGCTGAAATCGTCATAGGAACTGTTGATCGGAGCTCCAAGATTCTTGACCCGCACCACTTTCCCATCCTTCAAATCAGCCCGGAACAAATCCAAACCGCCCAGCCCTTCCAAGCCACTGGATGAAAAATAGAGTGTACTGTCATTGGCTAAGTACGGAAACAACTCGCTTTCCGAGGTATTTACCAAGGGGCCCAGGTTTCTCGGAGTTGTCCAGTTACCGCGATCAAAATAACTGATATAAAGGTCTGTCAAACCATAACCACCATCCTGATTTGAGGCAAAAACCAAAATCCGACCATCTGCATTCACTGCCGGATGAGCCACTGAATATTTTTTGCTGTTGAACGGAAACTCCGCTGATGGCTTCCAATCTCCATCCTGAAGCGAGGCCTGTTGAATTTTTAGCTGAACAATTTTATTCGGATCTAAGTGAACGCCTCGAAACTTCTGGTTTTGGGTAACAAACATTTTACCGGCCTCGCTGGCGATCGCAAGCGGACCATCATGCGCCTTTGTTCTCAAATTAGGTGCATAAACTTCGGGAGTGCCCAACTGACCATCGGGAAGAATCTGGGATGCAAATATTTTGAGGTAAGGTTCTTCTTCTCCGTATGATTTTCGTTTGGTGCCCGAGCGCCGGCCGGCAGAACAGAAAATGAGTTTGTCTCCGTACACCACCGGACCAAGCTCAGATAAATGGGTGTTGACATTTGACGGCCGAATGGTATAATTAACCGAATCTTGCAGCAACTGCTCAATATGAGCCAACTGGTCTTCGAAGTTTTGCCCCAATGAGTCGTTTTGCAAATCCCGATACTCCATCAACCAATAAGCTGCTTCTTCGTAATTAGCATCTTTTCGCAGGGCTTTGGCATAGCCAAGTAAATCGGCGGGTTCGGCTTTATCTCGTTGTATTAAGCGTTTATAATAGCGGAGAGCAAGATCATTCTCGCCCGCTTTGTAGGCCGCATCGGCCATACGTCGTAAAGCTTCGTTGTTATTTCTATCTTTTTTGAAGACGTCTTCGTAAAGCCGCAAAGCTTTGTAATAGGACTCATCCTGATAGTACAAATCAGCCCTTTTCATCTTTCCGGTTTGTGCAAAAGAAGCAACAGACAAGCAAATCAAGATGCAAGTCAATATTCCCAATTTCCCCAAAACGAATCTTATCCCCATAAATTTACATTGCAAAAACTGCAATTTTCAAAGCCGTTTTTTTTCTTCTAAGTTTTTCGGGTTGAATGATTCAAAAGTGACCAAAC harbors:
- a CDS encoding OmpA family protein gives rise to the protein MKRADLYYQDESYYKALRLYEDVFKKDRNNNEALRRMADAAYKAGENDLALRYYKRLIQRDKAEPADLLGYAKALRKDANYEEAAYWLMEYRDLQNDSLGQNFEDQLAHIEQLLQDSVNYTIRPSNVNTHLSELGPVVYGDKLIFCSAGRRSGTKRKSYGEEEPYLKIFASQILPDGQLGTPEVYAPNLRTKAHDGPLAIASEAGKMFVTQNQKFRGVHLDPNKIVQLKIQQASLQDGDWKPSAEFPFNSKKYSVAHPAVNADGRILVFASNQDGGYGLTDLYISYFDRGNWTTPRNLGPLVNTSESELFPYLANDSTLYFSSSGLEGLGGLDLFRADLKDGKVVRVKNLGAPINSSYDDFSMAFTVYDEEGYFASNRGGKRNDDLYYFERNIVPLPVRVIVQDSDSKEKVKLAQVIAVDVNGDTIATSLTGVDGSATLTLNRGEAYSLRVSRRSYFESRMDLVCEKADQVEIDMQADLQAEGDGVRPLYMDMEDGEPIQVLEVYAVHYDLAKWTIRDDAYDILNPIIDVLAENPDLEVRIESHADSRGRRESNNILSDKRAKVIDNYFISRYIRPERIRYKGFGESRLLNICYDGVKCSEEEHAVNRRSIIKVIRKGPYHEMRLKRAAFYF